The following proteins are encoded in a genomic region of Streptomyces sp. NBC_01723:
- a CDS encoding helix-turn-helix domain-containing protein: MGTTTRRNASAMKMVGALLALYRQAAGHTQRSLGERFVIGEQQIASIEQGRRPLKPDLAEQLDELLDTKGALSIALSKMPEVDLVPLWAEEFLDREREAIVISSYENQVLPGLLQTEAYAWAVFRSRVPFYDEDTIARLAAARIDRQGILHRKVPPITCFVVWEPVVRAPIGGPEIWIEQLRHLRRCSELPGLMFQVLPQDRTSHAGLNGSFVLLETPDHQRLAYTENQRGSQLIADPDEVAILTQKCAMLRSQALTPEDTRDLLDRLLGEP, encoded by the coding sequence ATGGGGACGACGACACGGAGGAACGCCTCCGCGATGAAGATGGTGGGGGCGCTGCTCGCTCTCTACCGGCAGGCCGCCGGCCACACCCAGAGGTCACTGGGCGAACGCTTCGTCATCGGCGAGCAGCAGATCGCGTCGATCGAGCAGGGCCGACGTCCGCTGAAGCCGGATCTCGCCGAGCAGCTCGACGAACTCCTCGACACCAAGGGCGCGTTGTCCATCGCCCTGAGCAAGATGCCCGAGGTGGACCTGGTCCCGCTGTGGGCGGAGGAGTTCCTGGACAGGGAGCGGGAGGCCATCGTGATCTCGTCGTACGAGAACCAGGTGTTGCCGGGTCTGCTCCAGACGGAGGCGTACGCGTGGGCGGTGTTCCGCAGTCGCGTGCCGTTCTATGACGAGGACACGATCGCCCGCCTTGCGGCTGCACGTATCGATCGACAGGGCATCCTGCACCGCAAGGTCCCTCCGATCACGTGCTTCGTCGTATGGGAGCCGGTCGTACGGGCGCCGATCGGCGGCCCAGAGATCTGGATCGAGCAACTTCGACATCTGCGACGATGCTCGGAGTTGCCGGGCCTCATGTTCCAAGTCCTTCCTCAGGACCGCACAAGCCACGCGGGCCTGAACGGCTCGTTCGTACTGCTGGAGACCCCAGACCACCAGCGGCTTGCCTACACGGAGAACCAGCGTGGCAGCCAACTGATCGCTGACCCCGACGAGGTGGCGATCCTCACTCAGAAGTGTGCGATGCTGCGGTCACAGGCCCTCACACCCGAGGACACGAGGGATCTGCTGGACCGTCTCCTGGGGGAGCCATGA
- a CDS encoding ATP-binding protein, whose amino-acid sequence MNTETQPPSLRERFYRRERRSVPAARAFARETLTAWGVRGRVDDVLLCVSELATNALVHGVPPGRGFLLRLVPCGDGVRVEVHDSGDGVPAVPQAEVREPGEGGRGLLLVSELADKWGVGERDPGKVVWFEVGGV is encoded by the coding sequence GTGAACACCGAAACTCAACCCCCGTCCCTCCGTGAGCGCTTCTACCGTCGGGAGCGCCGGTCCGTCCCCGCCGCGAGGGCGTTCGCGAGGGAGACCCTTACTGCGTGGGGCGTGCGCGGGCGCGTGGACGACGTGCTGCTGTGCGTCAGCGAACTGGCGACGAACGCCCTGGTGCACGGCGTACCACCCGGCCGCGGCTTCCTGCTGAGGTTGGTGCCCTGCGGAGACGGCGTGCGCGTGGAGGTCCACGACAGCGGGGACGGCGTACCGGCGGTGCCGCAGGCGGAGGTGCGGGAGCCCGGTGAGGGCGGGCGCGGGCTGCTGCTGGTGTCGGAGCTGGCGGACAAGTGGGGCGTGGGGGAGCGGGACCCCGGCAAGGTGGTGTGGTTCGAGGTGGGAGGCGTGTAG
- a CDS encoding DUF397 domain-containing protein, with amino-acid sequence MSSTALRWFKSSYSGDEGGNCVEVATEPTAIHIRDSKTPPDDTTPHITVAPSAWTAFLAW; translated from the coding sequence ATGAGCAGCACCGCACTTCGGTGGTTCAAGTCGAGCTACAGCGGCGACGAAGGCGGCAACTGCGTAGAGGTCGCCACCGAACCCACCGCCATCCACATCCGCGACTCCAAAACGCCCCCCGACGACACCACCCCGCACATCACCGTCGCACCAAGCGCCTGGACCGCATTCCTCGCATGGTGA